One Armatimonadota bacterium DNA segment encodes these proteins:
- a CDS encoding branched-chain amino acid ABC transporter permease: MTPALLVEAVVNGVLLGLVYALVSVGLSLTLGVLGIVNMAHSAFVMLGSFFALEMLRWWGISPVLAAVAAAPVFFGAGAAVHRLLLRRTASTSEAMGLLVLFGLLLVLENGSILVWTTDTRVLPWQTAQAVLSVGGFRVALGRVLAAGLALGMIVGLDLLLRRTLLGKVVRAVGQNPDAATVLGVDVARVSMVVVGAGTATAAMGGVALALMFPFAPQEHLRWLAWAFLVVVVGGLGDVRSTLLAGLLVGQLEALAGVLLPFQYVYAVLYAFLALTLIFRGRGLQGVQERIL, encoded by the coding sequence ATGACGCCGGCCCTGTTGGTGGAGGCGGTGGTCAACGGTGTGCTCCTGGGCCTGGTGTACGCCCTGGTCTCCGTGGGGCTCAGCCTCACCCTGGGCGTGCTGGGGATCGTGAACATGGCCCACAGCGCCTTCGTCATGCTGGGGTCTTTCTTCGCCCTCGAGATGCTGCGGTGGTGGGGGATTTCGCCGGTACTCGCCGCTGTGGCCGCGGCCCCCGTGTTCTTCGGGGCCGGGGCGGCGGTGCACCGGTTGCTGCTCCGGCGTACCGCGTCTACCTCGGAGGCCATGGGCCTGCTGGTCCTGTTCGGTCTCCTGCTTGTGCTGGAGAACGGCTCCATCCTGGTGTGGACCACGGACACCCGGGTCCTCCCGTGGCAGACGGCGCAGGCGGTGCTTTCCGTGGGAGGGTTCCGGGTGGCGTTGGGGCGCGTGCTGGCCGCAGGCCTCGCCCTGGGAATGATCGTGGGCCTGGATCTCCTTCTTCGCCGCACCCTGCTGGGGAAGGTGGTGCGTGCGGTCGGGCAGAACCCGGACGCCGCCACCGTGCTCGGTGTGGACGTGGCGCGGGTCTCCATGGTGGTGGTGGGAGCGGGGACGGCCACGGCCGCCATGGGAGGGGTGGCCCTGGCCCTGATGTTCCCGTTCGCGCCTCAAGAACATCTGCGCTGGCTGGCTTGGGCCTTCCTCGTGGTGGTGGTGGGCGGGTTGGGAGACGTGCGGAGCACCCTCCTCGCGGGACTTCTCGTGGGGCAGTTGGAGGCCCTGGCCGGGGTGCTGCTCCCCTTCCAGTACGTGTACGCGGTGCTTTACGCGTTC
- a CDS encoding ABC transporter ATP-binding protein: MSGRSPEVRVVDVEAGYYPEQTVLQGVRLVARPGQLTALLGPNGSGKSTVLRVVYGLLRPRRGTVWVDGREVSWVPAHRRVDLGMGYLPQGRSVFPGLTVQENLEVGTWALPRPARRAALDRVYERYPALKAWWDRPAGILSGGQQRLVEIARMMVADPWLILLDEPTAGLAPVAAQEIYEEVARLRREGRTVLLVDQNVRAAVSLADHVYTLAFGRNQLEGTREEFQQRMHAVVRDWLRV; this comes from the coding sequence GAGCAGACCGTCCTCCAGGGGGTGCGTCTAGTGGCCCGTCCGGGCCAGCTCACGGCCCTTCTGGGCCCCAACGGCTCCGGGAAGTCCACGGTGCTGCGGGTGGTGTACGGCCTTCTCCGACCCCGGCGGGGGACCGTGTGGGTGGACGGGAGGGAGGTAAGCTGGGTGCCCGCACACCGGCGGGTGGACCTTGGCATGGGGTATCTCCCCCAGGGCCGGAGCGTGTTCCCCGGCCTCACGGTGCAGGAGAACCTGGAGGTGGGGACCTGGGCCCTCCCGCGCCCCGCCCGGCGGGCCGCCCTGGACCGGGTGTACGAGCGGTACCCCGCCCTGAAAGCCTGGTGGGACCGGCCGGCCGGAATCCTCAGCGGCGGACAGCAGCGCCTGGTGGAGATCGCCCGGATGATGGTCGCGGATCCCTGGCTGATCCTCCTGGACGAGCCCACGGCGGGTCTGGCGCCGGTGGCCGCGCAGGAGATCTACGAGGAGGTGGCCCGATTGCGCCGCGAGGGGCGGACGGTGCTGCTCGTGGATCAGAACGTCCGGGCCGCGGTCTCCCTCGCGGACCACGTCTACACCCTGGCCTTTGGCCGCAATCAACTGGAGGGGACGAGGGAGGAGTTCCAGCAGCGGATGCACGCGGTGGTCCGGGACTGGCTGCGGGTGTGA